CCGAGACCGGTCCCGATGACAAACCACAGAATGGCGGAAAAGCCCCAGTAGATGGCCGCCGCCCCGTTTGGAATGTCCTCATTACGTGCAAATAGATACTTAAACATGGTATTCCCCTTCGTTACTCGAGGTCATGTCTCGAAAATTTCAACCGCGCTTCTGTTCCTGGTGGTTCTTCGGCGTCAGGATGTAGTAGGAAAGCAGCATGCTCGAGAACGCGAGCAGGATTCCCAGCAATCCGGCAATGGTTGCCATGGTTGGTTACCTCGTTGATTCGAAATCCGTGGATGGATGGTCGTGAAACAAAGCCGTTGCCGCTCAGTGCGCGCCGGCGTGCGCTTCGTTGCGCTTGTTGGCGCGCTCGAGCATGTCGTGCTTCGTCAGGCCGACGACCAGAATTCCGACGAAGGCAAAACCGAATACGAGCATGGCCCAATCGATGAATCCGGTGAACGTCGACGGATCGTAGGCCATCCCGCCGATACCACCCCAGTTCCCAAAACCGCCGCGTCCCAGCATGCACATCATCGCCGCGCCGAACACGCTGCCGTTGCCCATGCCGGTCAGCATCCCGCCAACGATGATGGACCAGAAGGCTTTACTCGTTATCGACCTTTCTTCCATGCTCCCCCCTAGAGGCTAGTACTTCAAAAATTCCCTTCCGGACCGGCGCGAGAAGCGCCATGGAACTCCGGACCGAAAGCCAGAAACCACAACTCACTGAACGAACTCGCAGAACCGGTTGCCGCGTCGTGCATCTCCCTATGTGTCGGACCTCCACAGTGCGGAATTTTTCCTTTTTTCATTTTCACTGCGGAAAAGCAGGCGCGATCATAGGAAGAGCGGTCTCCCGCTGTCAAGCGCAAAGCGCGTACGCACCGGCGCCGGCACGCGCCGCCAATACCGTGTTTGGGTTCTCCTCCTCGCTTGCAACCGCATCGCCGCGGGCATCGATTCACCCGATACGGCGACATGGGCTTTCTTCTGATAGTCGGCGGATTGTGGCGGAGAAAAAACCGGGGCGCAAAGTTTTTTTCCGAGGGTGATCGGTGCCGTATCGCCAGCGCAACAGATTTCGGCGGCGATGAGAATGCATTCGAATTGGCCGCGTCGGCAGCGCGCAAGCGATCGCCCTTTTTTGGTGCGCCACGGCAAGACAACGCGTCGGGCCGAGGCGCCGGACCGGCTGCGCGGCGACCTGACCCGGGCGGTCCCGAAGTCCGAGGCAGTTTGGGATACCATTGCGCACTTGTTTCCCGCGCGGCGCCCGTCCCGGGAGCCGGATGCGGCCGGAGGATTGCCATGAGCGGTATTGCCCAGTTTTTCCAAAACCTGCCCGACGGCTGGACGATCTACGTCTGGCTGGTTGCGGGTGGCCTGATCATCATCGCCGCCATCTTCTGGATGCGCTGGGGATTCAAAAACGAGCAGTTCGACGAAGACATCAAGTATGTGATCTTCGACGAAGAGGACCAGGACAAGATGACGCCCGAGGAATATGCGAAGTCCCGGGAGGTCATGAAGAAGCAGATGGAAAGCCGCGAGCGGCACCTGGCGATGAAGGCCGCCGCCGAAGCGCAGAAGCGCCGGGCGTAAAGGGCGGCCCGCGTGCGATCCGGAGAGAAAGCCCTGTGGGGCGGCATGGCGCTGTTCGTCGCTGCCGGGGTCGCCTGGAAGCTGGCGCACCCGCCGACCAAGCGCGACGAAGAGATCCCGTACTACAGCACGGCCTCCCACGCGGTCGCCGTGCGCGCCAGCGAACTGATCGATCAGTACTCGTGCAAGGATTGCCACAGCCTGTGGACCACGCACAACATGTTCCAGTTCGTGCCGGCGCCGATGCTCGACGGGATCGGCTCGCTGCGCAGCAGGCAGTGGCTGTATGACTACCTGTCGGCGCCCGATCCGCAGCGCATCCTGAAGTCGCGTCTCAAGAAGAAATTCCAGATGCCGTCCTACGCCTCCATGCCGGAAGCGGACCGGCGCGTGCTGGTCGACTATCTTGCGAGCCTGCGGGTGAAGGACTGGTACCTGGACCAGACGCGCAAGCTTGAGCAGGACAAGCTGACGGGGTCCAGTACGGCCCAGTGAGCGGAGGCGGGGGATCGGGAATCCGTTGTTACTTCCGCCGCGCCGCGGCACCCCGCTTGCGCGCCCGCGCGAGGCGCGCCCGCACGTTGACTACCTCGATCAGCAGCGCCACGGCGACGACGCCGTAAGACCCCCACACGAAGCGCGCATAGCCGCCCATGGCAAAAAACGCGT
This genomic window from Burkholderiales bacterium GJ-E10 contains:
- a CDS encoding heme exporter protein CcmD produces the protein MKWASMHAFFAMGGYARFVWGSYGVVAVALLIEVVNVRARLARARKRGAAARRK
- a CDS encoding putative uncharacterized protein (Precursor), with protein sequence MEERSITSKAFWSIIVGGMLTGMGNGSVFGAAMMCMLGRGGFGNWGGIGGMAYDPSTFTGFIDWAMLVFGFAFVGILVVGLTKHDMLERANKRNEAHAGAH